Part of the Streptomyces sp. NBC_01353 genome, CCGGTTGCGCTGCCTCATGTCCCTGCTTCCTTGCAGCCCTTCACGGTCGCCGAGTACTTCCCCACGGCGGGCATCACCGCCTACCACGACCCACGCCAGCACGCTGTTTCTCTCGCGTACATCGTGCCGGTGACCGGCGACTGCCGCCCCCGGCAGGACGCACTGGATCTGGTGTGGTTCAGCCCGCAAGAAGCTGCCTCCCCCGCCGTGCAGGGCGAGATGACAGGCGGCCACGGGGTGCTGCTGAAGCAGGCCCTTGCCCATGTGGGGCACGCATACTGAGCCTCCGCGCATGACCGCCGGGCGATGAGCAATCGTCCACCCAGTCAGCGCTGGCACGGCGTCGAGGACAGACCGCCTCCGCGCCAGGGCGCTGTCAGCCGTACCGCGGGTCGCGGATACGGACCGCACAGCACGGAATTGGAGGGTCCAGGCCGCGCGAGGATCGTGTGCGGCAACTGTGGGACTGCCCCGGCTGACCACGAATCAATTCACGTCGCGGCGGCGCGGGCCCGGCGGCCGCAAGTCGCACTCAACGCGTGTCGCATCGCATCCCCTCGGCGGCGAACATGATGATGGCATACACAGGTCAAGGGGGACTCTGGGCGGACTCTGGCAAGACCCTCTCCCGTACCGTGCACCCTGGAGTACAGATGAACCCTGAGCGCACCATCGAACGGCGCAGAGCGCTTCAGGTGGGAGGGGTCATCGCACTCGGGGCGCTCACCGGGAGTGTGGGCGCCTCCAGGGATACAGGACCGCCGGAATCCGGGCCGACGGGAAGTCCTGAAGCTTTGCCACCTCTTACGGGGCGCAACTACATCTTCGGGTATGGGTCCTTGATCCAGCGGGAATCGCGGACGTCGACCTGGTCCAGGACCGAAGAAGCTGTTCCCGCGATGGTCCGGGGAATCAGTCGCGGCTGGTACGACCGGGTGGACACGGCTAGTTGGAGCCCGACGTATCTGGGGACCGTCCCCAAGAAAGGCGCCACATGCAATGGTGTCGTCTTCTCTGTCACGCCAGAGGAACTCCAGGCATTCGCGCGACGTGAATCCGGGTACCGGCTTACGCGGATCCCGTCAGGTGACATTTCCATGCTGGACGGCAGCAACAGCCCTCCGGCCGGTACCGTTTGGTATTTCGCCAATGCCACCCAGAACTATCCGAGCGAGCAATTCCCCATCGTCCAGTCCTATGTGGACGTATGCCTGGACGGCTGTCTGGAAACCGAGGACCGCTATCCAGAAGCCCGAAAGGCTCAGTTCGCCAAGGAATTCATCAGAACCACAACCGACTGGCAGACGCCCTGGTTCAACGACCGTATCTACCCCTGGCGGCCCTTCGTGCACGTTCCCCGCGCCAACGACATCGACGCACTGATTCGTGACGAACTCGGGAAGGATCTCTTCGAGAGGATCGCCCTCCCCCGTCGTTGAACGCGACCAGCCGCTCGGTCGACAAGAGTCCGGGACGTGGTCAGCGATAGTCGTTGAGCCAGTCGCCCGGGATCAGGTCACGAACGCGGTCGAGGTCCTCCGCTGTCCGGCCGCGGGCCAGAATGGCCATGCCGTCGTCACGCAACAGCACGTCCTGTCCGAGGAACCACCGGGTTCCGTGCTCGTCCTCCCCGATGGGATACGCAGGGAACGGCAGCCGGACGGCGTTCGAGTCCAGCAGCCCCACGCTGTCGTCATCCGGGTCGAGGAAGTCGCAGAGGTCTCCATCGGCCTGAAGGAACTCGGACAGAACTATCTCGACGAAGCAGAGGGACAGACGCTCCAGCCAACCCTCCCATCGCTCGGCGCTCTTGTCGGCAAGGTCAAGCCGGATGAACACAGCAGGATCTTCATCCTGGAGGCTGTCGAGGAGGACGCCCCAGGACGCGGCTCCCTGGTTCTCGTGACGGAAGACCAACGCCTCCTTGGCGTCGTCCACATACAGCTCTGCAGGACCGAGCAGCACATCGTGGTTGCTGGTGAGGTCCCGGCGGCGCCCGAACAGCAGATACGCCTCGCGCAACGCCGCCGGGAGCCTGACGCCCAGCCTGTCCTCGGCAGCGACCAGATCGGCCTCCGCCCACCCGTCACCACTCTCAAGGGCGCCGACCCAATGGGCGGCGAAGCCCTGGATGAAGTTCCACGCACCACTGCGGCCGTCGACGCCTCCGGCGAGAGACGCAGCAAGATCGAACTCTTGTGTCATGCCAGGACGATATCCGTCCGGCTCGTCAGCCCCCTCCACACGACCATCCAACCGCGGTCGGCGAGACGATCCTTCACTTCTTCGACCCGATCCCGGCTCGCCCCCTTGGAGCGCGGAGGCATGCGAGACCCGCCCCCGGCTATCCCGGTCGCAGTCGGTCACCGGCCTCAAGGGTGGTTCGATCGGTCCTGCATGAAGAGGGCCGCGAAGACCCTTTGGAATCGCGCGGTCATCTCGTCGGCGGTCTGCTCGGGATGGTGCCGCCACCAACCGACCACGGAACTCACCGTCCCGTACCAAAGGTGCGTGACGAGGTCGGCATCGAGTGGGTCGGTGGCCTGTGAGGCGCCGAGGACGTCGGCCACGCCGACTGCCCCCATGCGGTTGAGTTCCCGCCGGTACACCGTGGCTGCGGCATGGAGGTCGCTGCCGGCCGCCACGGTGGTGTCGTAGACGAGTTCCCAGTCGTGCAGGCTCGATTCGAGCGCTCGGAAGATGGCCTCCATGGTGCGCGCGGCGCGCGCGACGTCCGGTGACCCGTCCTGCGCCGATTCGACCGCTGCGACGAGGCGGGAGCCTGCGCGGTCCAGGCAGGCCAGGTAGAGACCGTCCTTGGACCCGAAGTACTCGTAGATCATGGGCTTGCTGATCCCTGCCCGCGCCGCCACGACCGCGGTCGACCCGCGTACGTAGCCCTTGGCGCCGAACTCCTCCGCCGCCGCGTCCAGGATCAGCAGTTCGCGGTCCTTGCGGGGCATGCCCTTGGTGCCCACACCGCGCGCGGTCTTCTCCTGCTTGCTCATGGCTGCACCCTATGCCAATCTTACCGCGCGTTAACTTACCCAGCGTTCAGATCGGTGGTGTCGGGCAATGCAAGGCAAGACGCGTTCGTGGTGGGGATGGGGAAACGTCGAGGATGCGGTGGTCGGCCCGGAGCGTGACGCGCTGACCCGCAGGGTCTCCGAGCTGCTGCCGGGAGCGGACCTGACCCCGCACGCGGCTCCGCCGATCGAGTCGTTCGCCGTGGGCGGGAGCAGGGTCCAGGCGCCGCCGGCTCTGGCGTCGATCGTTTCCGAGGACATACAGGACCGGCTGGCGCACAGCCATGGGCAGGCGTTCCGCGACGTGGTTCGAGCCCTGCTGGGCAAGCTGCCGCATGTGCCCGACCTCGTGGTGCGCCCGACCTCGGAGGCCGAGGTCGGGCAGGTGCTCGACTGGTGCAGCGACGCCGACATCGCGGCCATCCCCTTCGGCGGTGGCTCCTCGGTCGTGGGAGGTGTCGAACCGCGCGTCGGCGGCGACTACGCAGGGGCGGTCAGCCTGGACCTCACCTCGATGGACCAGGTCCTCGAGGTCGACCGCACCAGCCGGGCCGCGCTCGTCCAGGCCGGAGTGTTCGGCCCTCACCTGGAAGACCAGCTGAGGCCACAGGGGTACACGCTGCGGTTCTTCCCCCAGTCCTTCGAGTTCTCCACCCTCGGCGGCTGGCTGGCCACCCGGGCGGGAGGCCATTTCGCCACGGTCCTCACCCACATCGACGACCTCACCGAGTCGCTCCGGGTCGTCACCCCTGCCGGCACCGTCGAGTCCCGTCGGCTTCCCGCTTCGGGTGCGGGCCCTTCCCCCGACCGGATGTTCCTCGGTTCCGAGGGGTCCCTCGGCGTCATCACCCAGGCATGGGTACGGCTCCAGGAGCGCCCGCGGTGGCGGGCAGGGGCGTCGGTGGGGTTCGCCGACTACGACGCGGGCGTGAACGCGGTGCGCGCACTGTCGCAATCCGGACTGCATCCTTCCAACTGCCGCCTCCTGGACCCTGTCGAGGCGTTCATCAACGCCGGCTCCCCCACGGCCGTCCTGGTGCTCGGCTTCGAATCCGCGGATCACCCCGTCACCGCCTGGATGGAACGCGCCCTGGAACTCTGCCGTGACCACGGCGGCACGCTCGCCGAGCCGGCGCGCCACACCGACACGGCCGACACCG contains:
- a CDS encoding FAD-binding oxidoreductase, with the translated sequence MQGKTRSWWGWGNVEDAVVGPERDALTRRVSELLPGADLTPHAAPPIESFAVGGSRVQAPPALASIVSEDIQDRLAHSHGQAFRDVVRALLGKLPHVPDLVVRPTSEAEVGQVLDWCSDADIAAIPFGGGSSVVGGVEPRVGGDYAGAVSLDLTSMDQVLEVDRTSRAALVQAGVFGPHLEDQLRPQGYTLRFFPQSFEFSTLGGWLATRAGGHFATVLTHIDDLTESLRVVTPAGTVESRRLPASGAGPSPDRMFLGSEGSLGVITQAWVRLQERPRWRAGASVGFADYDAGVNAVRALSQSGLHPSNCRLLDPVEAFINAGSPTAVLVLGFESADHPVTAWMERALELCRDHGGTLAEPARHTDTADTAETADPSAHSGAADTWRSSFVRMPYQRDALAAQSMIVETFETACTWDRFDSLRAAVNDAAQDAMRQVGATGVVTCRFTHVYPDGPAPYFGIYATGVWGKTVEQWDEIKAAVSDALIASGATITHHHAVGRDHRPWYDQQRPGLFAAALQAGKATLDPAGILNPGAVIDPLRKP
- a CDS encoding TetR/AcrR family transcriptional regulator; translation: MSKQEKTARGVGTKGMPRKDRELLILDAAAEEFGAKGYVRGSTAVVAARAGISKPMIYEYFGSKDGLYLACLDRAGSRLVAAVESAQDGSPDVARAARTMEAIFRALESSLHDWELVYDTTVAAGSDLHAAATVYRRELNRMGAVGVADVLGASQATDPLDADLVTHLWYGTVSSVVGWWRHHPEQTADEMTARFQRVFAALFMQDRSNHP
- a CDS encoding SMI1/KNR4 family protein, which codes for MEGADEPDGYRPGMTQEFDLAASLAGGVDGRSGAWNFIQGFAAHWVGALESGDGWAEADLVAAEDRLGVRLPAALREAYLLFGRRRDLTSNHDVLLGPAELYVDDAKEALVFRHENQGAASWGVLLDSLQDEDPAVFIRLDLADKSAERWEGWLERLSLCFVEIVLSEFLQADGDLCDFLDPDDDSVGLLDSNAVRLPFPAYPIGEDEHGTRWFLGQDVLLRDDGMAILARGRTAEDLDRVRDLIPGDWLNDYR
- a CDS encoding NUDIX hydrolase family protein — its product is MSDMTETTPGWLTTDELDSARARMPILYVEAVPVRVDDSGEVTSIGVLLRIREDGTINRALVSGRVMHHERVRDALLRHLEKDLGPVALPHVPASLQPFTVAEYFPTAGITAYHDPRQHAVSLAYIVPVTGDCRPRQDALDLVWFSPQEAASPAVQGEMTGGHGVLLKQALAHVGHAY